The Nitrososphaerota archaeon genome includes a region encoding these proteins:
- a CDS encoding glycosyltransferase family 39 protein: protein MSQNVFNRLISVIDAKVVILALFALHLLAIAFPPKALVFDEAFYVPAARDFLNDVGSNPEHPFLGKAWVALGIFLFGDNWFGWRIITVIFSMLSLIMFYFLAKRFLGERLAVYSTALLGFEVIFFVHGSLALLEVPSIFFAFLGFWLYLKRGARKFLRIPVFYWLATISFALSYLGKETAAFFIISLIFFYIAMAKYTKYRDLVPKIWKGLVLILVLATIYLVPVTIYDQRYHPSSSSEVAVTVTVVQTKDPQLNTTYTSTVTSTTTKKNLIDNGIQHLLFTVSYASGLKITNKSTVDTGNYAWNWILPRPGYPAAPYYVENTEVTHTTKAGDQVIGTSTETKHPIAWYGVGTLPIWWSIWIIVPFTAYNIVRRQGKAIDYFLLIWIAGTYLPMIYISAVAGRIVYPFYFIQTVPALAIGIPYVLNSLLKDKIIRNIALAAFILVVIAIFLWYFPVRVTQF from the coding sequence TTGTCTCAGAACGTGTTCAACCGACTCATTTCAGTTATAGACGCCAAAGTCGTCATACTGGCGCTCTTCGCTCTTCATCTGCTAGCCATAGCTTTCCCGCCTAAAGCACTAGTTTTCGATGAAGCCTTCTATGTGCCGGCTGCCCGCGACTTCTTGAACGATGTCGGCAGCAACCCGGAGCATCCTTTCTTGGGGAAGGCTTGGGTGGCACTCGGCATTTTTCTCTTCGGCGATAACTGGTTCGGCTGGCGAATCATCACCGTCATATTCAGCATGCTGTCGCTGATCATGTTCTATTTCCTTGCGAAGCGTTTCCTCGGAGAACGTTTAGCGGTCTACTCGACTGCTCTCCTAGGCTTTGAAGTCATCTTCTTTGTTCACGGTAGCCTTGCGCTTCTCGAGGTTCCGTCGATATTCTTCGCCTTTCTCGGCTTCTGGCTCTACCTTAAACGAGGAGCGAGAAAGTTTCTTAGGATTCCAGTCTTCTACTGGTTGGCCACAATCTCCTTCGCCCTTTCATATTTGGGCAAGGAGACAGCTGCCTTCTTCATCATCAGCCTCATCTTCTTCTACATAGCTATGGCCAAATACACGAAGTACCGCGATCTAGTCCCGAAAATCTGGAAAGGCCTCGTACTCATCCTCGTGCTTGCAACCATCTACCTTGTTCCTGTCACAATATATGACCAGAGGTATCATCCCTCCTCATCCAGCGAAGTCGCCGTCACAGTGACTGTGGTGCAGACGAAGGATCCGCAGCTAAACACCACATATACAAGCACCGTCACCAGCACCACAACAAAGAAGAACCTTATCGACAACGGAATACAACATCTGCTCTTCACAGTCAGCTACGCATCAGGGCTCAAAATCACCAACAAAAGCACGGTAGACACCGGAAACTATGCTTGGAACTGGATACTACCCAGACCTGGATACCCTGCAGCACCCTACTACGTGGAGAACACCGAAGTAACCCACACAACCAAAGCCGGAGATCAAGTCATTGGCACATCCACAGAGACAAAGCACCCCATCGCATGGTACGGCGTAGGCACCCTCCCAATATGGTGGAGCATCTGGATAATCGTACCATTCACAGCCTACAACATAGTAAGGAGACAAGGAAAAGCCATAGACTACTTCCTCCTCATATGGATCGCAGGCACATACCTCCCAATGATATACATCTCCGCAGTAGCAGGAAGAATAGTGTACCCATTCTACTTCATCCAAACCGTCCCAGCCCTAGCAATAGGCATCCCGTATGTGCTGAACTCACTTCTAAAAGACAAAATAATCAGAAACATCGCGTTAGCAGCATTCATACTAGTCGTCATAGCAATCTTCCTATGGTACTTCCCAGTCAGAGTAACCCAATTCTAA